A single Megachile rotundata isolate GNS110a chromosome 9, iyMegRotu1, whole genome shotgun sequence DNA region contains:
- the casp gene encoding fas associated factor casp isoform X2, whose protein sequence is MAATRDEILADFQACTGIDDVGDAIKYLEESNWDLLAAVNQAMPRGTQQLPSEITPDIEMIEEIERMPHSSTLSSQTACAPKNNSKVDIVENSKPGTSKPKSCVRGRMLTFHINYLNNEYEINLSELSSLKDLKQLIWEQTNILPCQQRLYGWKKEPESLNTSLQSLDLPKENTLYVSPVSEDVDLTTDILSNRMTQTYTLNIKDEKHKKTYNLKYSGTSTILDVKSGIYALIDVPVRNQQWKGWPSSVKNDSTMLAQSGISHPEHDLSVNELPTKEEKKDIIDLVESDSSVDEYDIEDGIFVDNVISTKIQRLMPENVTDETIGTVQFAEEFEKRYGPAHPEFFTGRFKDAVKESCLKPAKERKLLAVYLHHDNSVLANVFCTQLLSCETVLQVLSANFIVWGWDITCESNKQRFLSSVKQTLGSVATLAMKNIDVDTLPALVIIMRTRSNTEIFTIVHANVGVNELLTSLIHVVEVFQEQRRTDIGVEEERQARERVKQEQDRAYQESLAADRAKEEAKQMQEELEKQRKEQAENERLAEEARKEAHRQAVESSLPPEPQQGTSDGVLKVRVRLPAGKFLERRFQSDTTLQTLLNFLIVEGYPTEEYKVLCSWPRRDVSR, encoded by the exons ATGGCCGCAACACGGGATGAAATTTTAGCTGACTTTCAG GCATGTACAGGAATTGATGATGTTGGAGATgctattaaatatttagaagaatCAAATTGGGATTTATtg GCAGCAGTAAACCAAGCTATGCCTCGCGGTACTCAGCAACTACCTTCTGAGATAACTCCAGATATAGAAATGATAGAGGAAATTGAAAGAATGCCTCATTCATCTACATTATCATCTCAAACTGCTTGTGCtccaaaaaataattcaaaagttGATATAGTAGAAAATTCAAAACCAGGAACAAGTAAACCTAAAAGTTGTGTAAGAGGCAGAATGCTCACATTCCATATTAATTATCTAAACAatgaatatgaaataaatttatctgAACTTTCATCATTAA AGGATCTCAAACAGCTTATATGGGAACAAACTAATATTCTACCTTGTCAACAACGCCTTTATGGATGGAAAAAAGAACCAGAATCACTAAATACATCATTGCAATCATTGGATTTACCTAAGGAAAATACTCTATATGTTTCTCCTGTATCTGAGGATGTAGATTTAACAACTGATAT TTTATCAAATCGTATGACTCAAACAtatactttaaatattaaagatGAAAAACACAAGaaaacatataatttaaaatattctggAACAAGTACAATCTTGGATGTAAAATCAGGAATTTATGCATTAATAGATGTTCCAGTACGAAATCAGCAATGGAAAGGTTGGCCAAGTTCAGTAAAAAATGATAGTACTATGTTAGCACAAAGTGGAATTTCTCATCCAGAGCATGACCTTTCCGTTAATGAACTTCCtacaaaagaagagaaaaag gataTTATAGATTTGGTTGAAAGTGATAGTTCTGTGGATGAATATGACATAGAAGATGGTATTTTCGTAGATAATGTAATATCTACCAAAATTCAACGTCTAA TGCCAGAAAATGTAACGGATGAGACAATAGGTACAGTGCAGTTTgcagaagaatttgaaaaacgaTATGGGCCAGCACATCCAGAATTTTTTACTGGTAGATTTAAAGATGCTGTTAAAGAATCCTGTTTGAAACCAGCAAAAGAG AGAAAATTATTGGCTGTATATTTACATCATGACAACAGTGTGTTAGCCAATGTATTTTGCACACAATTACTGAGTTGCGAAACGGTACTTCAAGTTTtatctgcaaattttattgtgtGGGGTTGGGACATTACATGCGAATCCAATAAGCAAAG ATTTCTTTCCTCTGTGAAACAAACATTAGGTTCAGTTGCAACGTTAGCTATGAAGAATATAGATGTTGATACTTTACCGGCTCTTGTAATTATAATGAGAACTAGATCTAATacagaaatatttacaatagTACATGCCAATGTGGGAGTGAATGAATTGTTAACCAGTTTAATTCACGTTGTTGAAGTGTTCCAG gaACAGAGACGTACTGATATCGGAGTTGAAGAAGAAAGACAAGCTAGAGAAAGAGTAAAACAAGAACAAGATAGAGCATATCAAGAAAGTTTAGCAGCAGATAG AGCGAAAGAAGAAGCAAAACAGATGCAAGAAGAATTAGAAAAGCAACGAAAAGAACAAGCTGAGAATGAAAGATTGGCTGAAGAGGCAAGAAAAGAAGCTCATAGACAAGCTGTAGAATCAAGTTTACCTCCTGAACCACAACAAGGAACTAGTGATGGTGTACTAAAAGTACGAGTGCGACTACCAGCTGGCAAATTTTTGGAGCGCAGATTTCAATCTGATACAACATTACAAACACTCCTCAATTTTCTTATTGTGGAGGGTTATCCAACAGAGGAATATAAAGTTTTATGTAGTTGGCCTCGAAGGGATGTAAGTAGATGA
- the casp gene encoding fas associated factor casp isoform X1, with translation MAATRDEILADFQACTGIDDVGDAIKYLEESNWDLLAAVNQAMPRGTQQLPSEITPDIEMIEEIERMPHSSTLSSQTACAPKNNSKVDIVENSKPGTSKPKSCVRGRMLTFHINYLNNEYEINLSELSSLKDLKQLIWEQTNILPCQQRLYGWKKEPESLNTSLQSLDLPKENTLYVSPVSEDVDLTTDILSNRMTQTYTLNIKDEKHKKTYNLKYSGTSTILDVKSGIYALIDVPVRNQQWKGWPSSVKNDSTMLAQSGISHPEHDLSVNELPTKEEKKDIIDLVESDSSVDEYDIEDGIFVDNVISTKIQRLMPENVTDETIGTVQFAEEFEKRYGPAHPEFFTGRFKDAVKESCLKPAKERKLLAVYLHHDNSVLANVFCTQLLSCETVLQVLSANFIVWGWDITCESNKQRFLSSVKQTLGSVATLAMKNIDVDTLPALVIIMRTRSNTEIFTIVHANVGVNELLTSLIHVVEVFQEQRRTDIGVEEERQARERVKQEQDRAYQESLAADRAKEEAKQMQEELEKQRKEQAENERLAEEARKEAHRQAVESSLPPEPQQGTSDGVLKVRVRLPAGKFLERRFQSDTTLQTLLNFLIVEGYPTEEYKVLCSWPRRDLTSMDSKLTLMDLKFCPQETVILEER, from the exons ATGGCCGCAACACGGGATGAAATTTTAGCTGACTTTCAG GCATGTACAGGAATTGATGATGTTGGAGATgctattaaatatttagaagaatCAAATTGGGATTTATtg GCAGCAGTAAACCAAGCTATGCCTCGCGGTACTCAGCAACTACCTTCTGAGATAACTCCAGATATAGAAATGATAGAGGAAATTGAAAGAATGCCTCATTCATCTACATTATCATCTCAAACTGCTTGTGCtccaaaaaataattcaaaagttGATATAGTAGAAAATTCAAAACCAGGAACAAGTAAACCTAAAAGTTGTGTAAGAGGCAGAATGCTCACATTCCATATTAATTATCTAAACAatgaatatgaaataaatttatctgAACTTTCATCATTAA AGGATCTCAAACAGCTTATATGGGAACAAACTAATATTCTACCTTGTCAACAACGCCTTTATGGATGGAAAAAAGAACCAGAATCACTAAATACATCATTGCAATCATTGGATTTACCTAAGGAAAATACTCTATATGTTTCTCCTGTATCTGAGGATGTAGATTTAACAACTGATAT TTTATCAAATCGTATGACTCAAACAtatactttaaatattaaagatGAAAAACACAAGaaaacatataatttaaaatattctggAACAAGTACAATCTTGGATGTAAAATCAGGAATTTATGCATTAATAGATGTTCCAGTACGAAATCAGCAATGGAAAGGTTGGCCAAGTTCAGTAAAAAATGATAGTACTATGTTAGCACAAAGTGGAATTTCTCATCCAGAGCATGACCTTTCCGTTAATGAACTTCCtacaaaagaagagaaaaag gataTTATAGATTTGGTTGAAAGTGATAGTTCTGTGGATGAATATGACATAGAAGATGGTATTTTCGTAGATAATGTAATATCTACCAAAATTCAACGTCTAA TGCCAGAAAATGTAACGGATGAGACAATAGGTACAGTGCAGTTTgcagaagaatttgaaaaacgaTATGGGCCAGCACATCCAGAATTTTTTACTGGTAGATTTAAAGATGCTGTTAAAGAATCCTGTTTGAAACCAGCAAAAGAG AGAAAATTATTGGCTGTATATTTACATCATGACAACAGTGTGTTAGCCAATGTATTTTGCACACAATTACTGAGTTGCGAAACGGTACTTCAAGTTTtatctgcaaattttattgtgtGGGGTTGGGACATTACATGCGAATCCAATAAGCAAAG ATTTCTTTCCTCTGTGAAACAAACATTAGGTTCAGTTGCAACGTTAGCTATGAAGAATATAGATGTTGATACTTTACCGGCTCTTGTAATTATAATGAGAACTAGATCTAATacagaaatatttacaatagTACATGCCAATGTGGGAGTGAATGAATTGTTAACCAGTTTAATTCACGTTGTTGAAGTGTTCCAG gaACAGAGACGTACTGATATCGGAGTTGAAGAAGAAAGACAAGCTAGAGAAAGAGTAAAACAAGAACAAGATAGAGCATATCAAGAAAGTTTAGCAGCAGATAG AGCGAAAGAAGAAGCAAAACAGATGCAAGAAGAATTAGAAAAGCAACGAAAAGAACAAGCTGAGAATGAAAGATTGGCTGAAGAGGCAAGAAAAGAAGCTCATAGACAAGCTGTAGAATCAAGTTTACCTCCTGAACCACAACAAGGAACTAGTGATGGTGTACTAAAAGTACGAGTGCGACTACCAGCTGGCAAATTTTTGGAGCGCAGATTTCAATCTGATACAACATTACAAACACTCCTCAATTTTCTTATTGTGGAGGGTTATCCAACAGAGGAATATAAAGTTTTATGTAGTTGGCCTCGAAGGGAT TTAACATCTATGGATTCAAAACTTACTCTTATGGATCTTAAATTTTGTCCTCAAGAAACAGTAATATTAGAAGAACGATAA